From Callithrix jacchus isolate 240 chromosome 3, calJac240_pri, whole genome shotgun sequence, a single genomic window includes:
- the ZFP42 gene encoding zinc finger protein 42 homolog, with protein MSQQVKKRDKTRGQKELHGRTASGLKPRQGRASQDLQAQTEPVGAGWAMCDDGLSPEPGLRAPGEDDFSDCYIECIVRGEFSQPSLEEDTFFMSLQYLKKESEQELTQKVFEASSLLECSLEEYVNKGVKEELPQKIVGENSLEYSEYTTSKKLPPGGIPGMDLSDPKQLAEVASKKLPVNKERGGLDPIACPQSGCTKKLRDLAALRKHVVIHGPRNHVCAECGKAFTESSKLKRHFVVHTGERPFQCTFAGCGKRFSLDFNLRTHVRIHTGEKRFACPFEGCRKKFTQSSNLKAHILTHAE; from the coding sequence ATGAGCCAGCAAGTGAAGAAAAGGGACAAGACAAGGGGCCAGAAAGAGCTGCATGGGAGAACCGCCAGTGGGCTTAAGCCGAGGCAGGGCCGGGCCAGCCAAGACCTGCAGGCGCAAACGGAGCCTGTCGGCGCGGGGTGGGCCATGTGTGATGACGGGCTGAGCCCCGAGCCTGGCCTTCGGGCTCCTGGAGAGGACGATTTCTCGGACTGTTACATAGAATGCATCGTAAGGGGTGAGTTCTCTCAACCCAGCCTGGAAGAGGACACGTTTTTTATGTCCTTGCAGTACCTAAAGAAAGAATCCGAACAGGAGCTTACTCAAAAGGTTTTCGAAGCAAGCTCCCTTCTGGAATGTTCTTTGGAAGAATATGTAAATAAAGGGGTAAAGGAAGAGCTTCCTCAGAAGATTGTTGGAGAGAATTCACTTGAGTATTCTGAGTACACGACCAGCAAGAAGCTTCCACCTGGAGGGATACCTGGCATGGACTTATCAGATCCTAAACAGCTCGCAGAAGTTGCGAGCAAGAAGCTCCCTGTAAATAAGGAACGTGGCGGTCTGGACCCCATTGCTTGTCCTCAGAGTGGATGCACCAAAAAGTTGAGGGATCTGGCTGCCCTGAGAAAGCATGTCGTCATTCACGGGCCCCGAAACCACGTCTGTGCAGAGTGTGGGAAAGCGTTCACTGAGAGCTCAAAACTTAAAAGGCATTTCGTGGTTCACACGGGAGAGAGGCCGTTTCAGTGCACTTTCGCGGGGTGCGGAAAGCGCTTCTCCCTGGATTTCAATTTGCGTACGCATGTGCGCATCCACACGGGGGAGAAACGTTTTGCGTGTCCCTTTGAAGGCTGTAGGAAGAAGTTTACTCAGTCAAGTAACCTGAAAGCCCACATCCTAACTCatgcagaatga